The following proteins are encoded in a genomic region of Desulfosporosinus youngiae DSM 17734:
- the mutL gene encoding DNA mismatch repair endonuclease MutL produces MTALIHILDAHSANQISAGEVVERPASVVKELVENSLDAGANHIDITVEGNGVPLIRVRDDGNGIGSEDLPLAVIRHATSKITQIEDLDQLRTLGFRGEALPSIASVSKLEISSRPADQPAGLSLTLNAGEQEEMKEIGCPAGTCVTVRDLFFNTPARLKFLKSTPTEFGLISDTVGRIALAHPDIAFSLTHPHQVVLQTSGRGDLREAIAAVLGHAIARQLIPVNVHHEKWHLQGFISPPSLVRSSRQAQYFMINGRIIRSPLLSRALAEGYHTLIPAKLHPIAVLHLSVPPSDYDVNVHPTKMDVRFKEEQELTLFIREAVYNTLIKSKPLPSIQTKADLTPLAKVANTLTKLPGTRSSNSESIPRPDHNPSAEKSEIRVSEAPKTYSQPQIKFPQQPTQVYKHPEPLVSDRQAADSPALQQADRQDSDPFTLKTDETLNLQKSPSDQPEPSGQSLSHIWPLTQLFNTYILATDGKILLMIDQHAAHERINYERLLKEFKQAEKSSQALLIPLPMEFTLQEEQVLLENLWILNEMGFILEQFGSRTYLLRGVPAQTGAFQADDLLRQFIDQVLLKNSPPTFDKILEEWIYMLACKESIKANDSLNLLEMEQLIASLSRTQNPYTCPHGRPTMITMTRSELEKRFYRT; encoded by the coding sequence TTGACAGCGCTAATTCATATACTTGATGCTCACTCGGCAAACCAAATCTCTGCCGGAGAAGTGGTTGAACGTCCCGCCTCAGTGGTCAAAGAGCTGGTCGAAAATTCCTTAGATGCCGGGGCAAACCATATCGACATAACCGTTGAAGGAAACGGGGTACCCTTAATCCGGGTGCGGGACGATGGCAATGGCATTGGAAGTGAAGACTTGCCTTTAGCTGTCATCCGGCATGCCACAAGTAAGATCACTCAGATTGAAGACTTGGATCAATTGCGAACTCTCGGTTTCCGGGGGGAAGCACTCCCCAGTATTGCTTCGGTTTCCAAGCTGGAAATTTCGTCACGTCCTGCTGATCAACCTGCCGGATTAAGTCTGACCCTTAACGCCGGAGAACAAGAAGAGATGAAAGAAATCGGCTGCCCCGCCGGAACATGCGTGACTGTCCGGGATCTTTTTTTCAATACACCTGCCCGTTTAAAATTTCTAAAATCCACACCCACTGAATTTGGCCTGATCAGCGATACAGTCGGGCGAATTGCCCTTGCCCACCCGGATATTGCCTTTTCTTTAACCCATCCTCATCAGGTTGTATTGCAAACCTCCGGACGTGGAGATCTGCGGGAAGCCATAGCTGCAGTCCTTGGCCATGCTATCGCCCGGCAACTTATTCCCGTCAACGTGCATCATGAAAAATGGCATCTTCAGGGTTTTATCAGTCCGCCGAGCCTGGTCCGATCCTCCAGACAAGCCCAATATTTTATGATCAATGGACGGATTATTCGCTCACCGCTCTTAAGCCGTGCCCTGGCCGAAGGGTATCACACTCTTATTCCGGCCAAGCTTCATCCTATTGCTGTACTTCATTTGTCGGTTCCGCCTTCAGATTATGATGTGAACGTTCACCCCACAAAAATGGATGTAAGGTTTAAAGAAGAGCAAGAGTTAACTCTTTTTATACGTGAGGCGGTCTATAACACATTGATTAAGAGCAAACCCCTGCCTTCAATTCAAACCAAGGCCGACCTTACTCCTTTAGCTAAGGTTGCAAACACTTTAACCAAGCTCCCCGGGACACGTAGTTCTAATTCTGAATCAATCCCTCGTCCTGACCACAATCCCTCTGCTGAAAAGTCGGAAATTCGTGTATCCGAAGCACCTAAAACCTATAGTCAGCCACAAATCAAATTCCCTCAGCAGCCAACTCAAGTTTATAAACATCCGGAACCTCTCGTTTCAGACAGGCAAGCAGCTGACAGCCCTGCACTGCAGCAAGCTGACCGGCAAGACTCCGATCCATTCACGCTAAAAACAGACGAGACTTTAAACCTACAGAAGAGTCCCTCTGACCAACCTGAACCATCGGGTCAATCCTTAAGCCATATATGGCCCTTAACTCAGCTCTTTAACACCTATATCCTGGCTACGGACGGTAAAATCCTGCTTATGATAGATCAACATGCCGCCCATGAGCGAATTAATTACGAACGATTATTGAAAGAGTTCAAACAAGCGGAAAAATCCAGCCAAGCTCTGCTGATTCCACTGCCTATGGAGTTTACTCTTCAGGAAGAACAAGTGCTTTTAGAAAACTTATGGATTCTCAATGAAATGGGCTTCATTCTGGAACAGTTTGGCTCCCGGACCTATCTGCTCCGTGGCGTACCTGCTCAGACAGGGGCCTTCCAGGCCGATGATTTGCTCCGCCAGTTTATTGATCAGGTCTTACTAAAAAACTCCCCTCCGACCTTCGATAAAATATTGGAAGAGTGGATTTATATGTTAGCCTGCAAGGAATCGATTAAGGCGAATGATTCACTTAACCTGCTTGAAATGGAACAACTCATAGCCAGTCTCAGCCGTACTCAAAATCCATATACCTGCCCGCACGGACGGCCTACGATGATTACAATGACCCGTTCAGAATTAGAAAAACGCTTTTACCGCACATAA
- a CDS encoding AAA family ATPase, whose translation MTIKIMFGPDNQFPPVIKTPLPPKTEQQLTPAPEKPGIGRARKTNSSSMDKERDKDKDRDKDRDRIAEILAELESYIGLVIVKRLIRDLQAFVEIQKRRTQEKLIAEPLVLHMIFKGNPGTGKTTVARLVGRLFKEMGVLQKGHIIECERADLVGEYIGHTAQKTRDQIKKALGGVLFIDEAYSLARGGEKDFGKEAIDALVKSMEDNKDNLVLILAGYSQEMDWFLQTNPGLRSRFPIHIDFPDYTLNELLAIGKLMFKTRQYELTQEAEDALRFHLHSLLSSHRYAGNARLVRNLVEKTIRKQAVRLFQKPSSSREELIRILPEDINLENL comes from the coding sequence ATGACCATTAAAATAATGTTTGGACCGGACAATCAATTTCCCCCGGTTATCAAGACTCCTTTGCCCCCCAAAACTGAACAGCAGCTTACTCCTGCGCCGGAAAAACCGGGGATTGGGCGCGCGCGTAAAACTAACTCCTCTTCCATGGACAAGGAGAGAGACAAGGATAAAGATAGGGATAAAGACAGGGACAGAATTGCGGAAATCCTCGCTGAATTAGAGTCCTATATTGGCCTGGTCATAGTGAAGCGTCTTATCCGGGATCTGCAGGCCTTCGTGGAAATTCAGAAGCGAAGAACTCAGGAGAAGCTGATCGCTGAGCCCCTTGTTCTCCATATGATTTTTAAAGGGAACCCCGGCACGGGCAAGACAACAGTGGCACGCTTGGTCGGGCGACTGTTTAAAGAAATGGGTGTTCTGCAAAAAGGTCATATCATCGAATGTGAGCGTGCCGACCTTGTCGGTGAATATATCGGTCATACCGCCCAGAAGACCCGCGATCAGATCAAGAAGGCTTTAGGCGGAGTCCTGTTTATCGATGAGGCCTATTCCTTAGCGCGGGGAGGAGAAAAGGATTTTGGCAAGGAAGCCATTGATGCCCTAGTCAAATCTATGGAAGACAATAAAGACAATCTCGTCTTAATCTTAGCGGGGTATAGTCAGGAAATGGACTGGTTTTTGCAAACCAATCCGGGACTTCGTTCACGCTTCCCGATACATATCGATTTCCCGGATTACACACTCAACGAATTGTTAGCTATCGGAAAATTGATGTTTAAAACCCGGCAATATGAATTAACCCAGGAAGCTGAGGATGCCCTCCGTTTTCACCTGCATAGTCTGCTAAGTTCTCATCGTTATGCCGGTAATGCGCGGCTTGTACGGAACCTCGTGGAAAAGACCATACGAAAACAGGCAGTTCGTTTGTTTCAAAAGCCAAGCTCCAGCCGGGAAGAACTTATCCGGATTCTGCCTGAAGATATCAACTTGGAAAATCTCTGA
- the hfq gene encoding RNA chaperone Hfq — MNKSPINLQDTFLNQVRKENLPVTIYLVNGFQLKGHIKGFDNFTVVIEFEGRQQMVYKHAISTVMPIRPINFAAASAGNQT; from the coding sequence ATGAACAAATCGCCCATCAATTTACAAGATACCTTTTTAAATCAAGTGCGTAAGGAAAACCTTCCTGTGACCATATACTTAGTTAACGGGTTTCAGCTTAAGGGGCATATTAAAGGATTTGATAACTTCACTGTTGTCATTGAATTTGAAGGCAGACAACAAATGGTTTACAAACATGCCATATCGACGGTTATGCCGATCCGCCCGATTAACTTTGCCGCGGCGAGTGCAGGAAATCAAACCTAA
- the hflX gene encoding GTPase HflX yields the protein MDISGDLSGIRASQLQELKNLSDLKTERSELIHPEILKELIRLTQLWNREIAVYLSRSGTLLAAAVGRHAAVTLPPIKGRALGKHLRCIHTHPNGNYRLSPLDHSALASLQLESMTSLGVGEGKLTGIQIAYRAGEGEPLIVNLSPQNWIEFDYTESLACLSRSIPERPKTKTAQGKEQAFLIALVDNEQETNDDLLELRELARTAGVDVVGQLVQLRRYGQSRSYFGSGKLEELVHRLQETDADVLICDDELSPTQLRTLETETGLKVLDRTGLILDIFAQRAQSREGKLQVELAQLKHLLPYLTGQGQALSRLGGGVGTRGPGETKLELDRRRMRDRINQLEKELKLVLKHRDVQRRQRTRSGLPMVALVGYTNTGKTTFMKKAMEQTGGRSDLPAGENKLFATLDPLVRGIRIDPSLEILLSDTVGFIRKLPTQLLRAFIATLEEVRQADVLIHVIDASHPQAFQHAETVQEVLNQLECADKPMLTLLNKVDKIRNEDDLNELAGYLPYPVKISLKRGDTLKPVWKILGSLLS from the coding sequence ATGGATATTTCGGGGGACTTGTCCGGGATACGGGCAAGTCAGTTACAAGAACTTAAAAATTTATCGGACCTCAAAACTGAACGTTCCGAGCTAATCCATCCTGAAATTCTTAAAGAGCTTATCCGCCTGACTCAGCTCTGGAATCGGGAAATTGCCGTATATCTGTCCCGTTCCGGTACGCTGCTGGCGGCTGCGGTCGGCCGTCATGCCGCGGTTACTCTTCCCCCAATTAAGGGAAGAGCTCTGGGGAAACATCTGCGCTGTATCCATACGCATCCGAACGGAAACTACCGGCTGAGTCCCTTAGATCATAGTGCTTTAGCATCCCTTCAGCTTGAAAGCATGACCTCCCTCGGAGTTGGCGAGGGCAAGCTTACCGGGATACAGATAGCCTATCGGGCGGGAGAAGGGGAACCATTGATCGTTAACCTGAGTCCCCAAAACTGGATTGAGTTTGATTATACGGAAAGTCTGGCCTGCCTTTCCCGGAGTATACCGGAAAGGCCTAAAACCAAGACCGCTCAAGGAAAGGAACAAGCTTTCCTGATCGCTTTGGTAGACAATGAACAAGAAACCAATGACGATTTGCTGGAACTGCGTGAACTGGCCCGGACAGCAGGCGTGGATGTGGTTGGTCAACTGGTCCAGCTCCGTCGTTATGGCCAGTCACGCAGTTATTTTGGAAGCGGGAAACTGGAAGAACTGGTTCATCGTCTGCAGGAAACAGACGCTGACGTGTTGATCTGTGATGATGAATTATCTCCCACTCAACTGCGAACCTTAGAGACGGAAACCGGACTGAAGGTGCTTGACCGGACGGGATTGATCCTGGACATCTTTGCTCAGCGCGCTCAGTCCCGGGAAGGAAAACTTCAAGTCGAATTGGCGCAGTTGAAACATCTCTTGCCCTATTTGACCGGACAGGGACAAGCTCTTTCTCGTTTAGGCGGAGGAGTAGGCACACGCGGACCCGGAGAAACGAAGCTGGAACTGGATCGAAGAAGAATGCGTGATCGTATAAACCAACTGGAAAAAGAGTTGAAGCTCGTCTTAAAACACCGTGACGTACAACGCCGGCAAAGAACCAGAAGCGGACTTCCGATGGTCGCTTTAGTAGGGTATACCAATACCGGAAAAACCACGTTTATGAAGAAGGCCATGGAACAAACCGGCGGCCGGTCTGACTTACCCGCCGGTGAAAATAAATTATTTGCTACCTTGGACCCCCTTGTGCGAGGCATTAGAATAGACCCTTCTTTAGAAATTCTCTTAAGTGATACCGTGGGATTTATCCGGAAATTACCGACCCAGCTTCTCCGCGCTTTCATAGCGACATTAGAAGAGGTTCGGCAAGCCGATGTTTTGATTCATGTTATTGATGCAAGTCATCCCCAAGCATTCCAACACGCGGAAACCGTTCAAGAGGTTCTGAACCAGCTGGAATGTGCCGATAAACCTATGCTGACCTTGCTTAATAAGGTTGATAAAATCAGGAATGAAGATGATCTGAATGAGTTGGCCGGATACCTTCCTTACCCGGTCAAGATATCCCTTAAACGTGGAGATACTCTGAAACCGGTATGGAAGATCCTTGGTTCGTTACTGAGTTAG
- the typA gene encoding translational GTPase TypA, with amino-acid sequence METRNLRNIAIIAHVDHGKTTLVDVMLKQSGTFRANQQVIERVMDSNDLERERGITILSKNTAVHWQGTKINIIDTPGHADFGGEVERVLQMVNGVLLIVDSFEGPMPQTRFVLRKALELKLVPIVVINKIDRPDARPAEVVDEVLDLFIELGADDDQLDFPVVYASARNGIAGLSPDGLENSLASLFSVIMEHIPAPVVDLEAPFQMLVTTLDYDDYVGKIVVGRIVRGTIHQNENVTLIKRDESFERTKVGKVMIFEGLKREIVQEASAGEIVALTGLTSANIGETVACALNPEALPTIEVDEPTLSMNFMVNNSPFAGREGHFVTSRKLRERLWKEVETNVSLRVEETDSADCFQVSGRGELHLSILIENMRREGFELQVSKPEVIYKMIDGVKCEPMEFLICDLHESTLGSIMELLGKRKAEMANMTNLSETQLRVEFKIPARGLIGFRGEFLTQTRGEGMMSHMFLGYEPYKGDIPGRNRGALIAFEEGETNAYGLYSAQERGTLFVDPGVHVYGGMIVGENKREQDIEVNVCKKKQLTNMRTSAADEALRLDRPRELSLEQSLEFINDDELVEITPKSVRLRKKFLDHTSRVRYAKSLTGK; translated from the coding sequence ATGGAAACTCGAAACTTAAGAAACATTGCAATTATCGCTCACGTTGATCATGGTAAAACCACGCTTGTTGATGTTATGTTAAAACAAAGCGGAACCTTCCGGGCTAATCAGCAAGTAATCGAACGTGTTATGGATTCCAATGATTTAGAACGTGAACGTGGAATTACTATTTTATCAAAAAATACTGCGGTACACTGGCAGGGAACGAAGATCAACATTATTGACACTCCGGGGCATGCCGACTTCGGCGGTGAAGTGGAACGGGTCCTGCAGATGGTGAATGGAGTGCTTCTGATTGTTGATTCCTTCGAAGGTCCGATGCCGCAAACCCGGTTCGTATTGCGCAAGGCTTTAGAACTCAAGCTGGTCCCCATTGTTGTCATTAATAAAATAGACCGGCCGGATGCGCGCCCGGCTGAAGTGGTGGACGAGGTGCTGGATCTCTTTATTGAGCTTGGTGCAGACGATGATCAATTAGATTTCCCGGTAGTTTATGCCTCCGCTCGCAATGGAATAGCGGGACTCTCGCCTGATGGGCTGGAGAACTCTTTAGCCTCTCTATTCTCGGTTATTATGGAGCATATCCCGGCACCCGTTGTCGATCTTGAAGCACCGTTCCAAATGCTGGTTACCACTCTGGACTATGATGATTACGTGGGCAAGATTGTGGTTGGCCGAATTGTCCGCGGGACAATTCATCAAAATGAAAATGTGACTTTAATCAAAAGGGATGAAAGTTTCGAACGTACTAAAGTCGGTAAAGTCATGATCTTTGAAGGCTTAAAGCGGGAAATTGTTCAAGAGGCTTCAGCCGGAGAAATCGTGGCGCTGACCGGATTGACCAGTGCAAATATCGGGGAAACCGTCGCCTGCGCTCTAAACCCGGAAGCCTTACCGACCATTGAGGTTGATGAACCAACCTTGTCCATGAATTTCATGGTTAATAACAGCCCGTTCGCAGGGCGTGAAGGACATTTCGTAACCTCCCGCAAACTACGTGAACGTCTTTGGAAAGAGGTTGAAACCAATGTCAGCTTAAGAGTTGAGGAGACCGATTCCGCCGATTGTTTTCAAGTATCCGGCAGGGGGGAACTTCACCTTTCGATTTTGATCGAAAATATGCGCCGGGAAGGGTTCGAGCTTCAAGTATCAAAACCTGAAGTCATTTATAAAATGATTGACGGTGTCAAATGTGAACCTATGGAATTTTTAATCTGTGACCTTCATGAAAGCACCTTAGGTTCAATCATGGAACTGTTAGGAAAGCGTAAGGCCGAAATGGCTAACATGACCAATCTCTCGGAAACTCAGCTGCGTGTGGAATTTAAAATTCCGGCGAGAGGCTTGATTGGATTCCGGGGGGAATTTTTAACCCAAACCCGCGGAGAGGGAATGATGAGTCACATGTTTTTGGGGTATGAACCCTATAAGGGGGATATCCCGGGCCGGAACCGCGGTGCACTCATCGCTTTTGAAGAGGGTGAAACCAACGCCTATGGCCTTTATTCGGCCCAGGAGCGCGGCACTTTGTTTGTAGATCCCGGTGTCCACGTATATGGGGGCATGATTGTTGGAGAGAATAAGCGTGAGCAGGATATTGAAGTAAATGTTTGTAAGAAAAAGCAGCTTACAAACATGCGTACCAGTGCGGCGGATGAGGCTTTGCGCCTTGATAGGCCCAGAGAACTATCCCTGGAGCAATCCTTGGAATTCATTAACGACGATGAATTGGTGGAAATCACTCCGAAGAGTGTCCGGCTCCGTAAAAAATTCCTGGATCACACATCTCGTGTACGCTATGCCAAGAGTTTAACAGGGAAATAA
- the miaA gene encoding tRNA (adenosine(37)-N6)-dimethylallyltransferase MiaA yields the protein MFPLVIIIGPTGIGKTALGLALAQKIGGEIISGDSVQVYRKLDIGSAKPSSAELELVPHHLIDFLDPAEPFTAAQFKTMAISKMEEIRNRGHVPIVVGGTGLYIRSLLDPYEFSLEGCEEIRIKWNEFAKAHGNLLLHEELKKRDPETAEQLHPNNVLRIIRALEVFELTGKTLSSQRQFRDDEYQPLDPSIVYIGLTAPRELIYERINQRCAAMLSQGLIEETLELITDGYSPALKPLQSIGYRHAIWHLKGLVTQPEMLRILQRDTRHFAKRQLTWFRRDPRISWYDIEAGLSTILESAVQACRASQSRVK from the coding sequence GTGTTTCCCCTAGTAATAATTATCGGCCCGACCGGCATCGGCAAAACAGCCCTTGGCCTGGCCTTGGCCCAGAAAATCGGCGGAGAAATCATCTCCGGAGATTCTGTTCAGGTCTATCGGAAACTCGACATTGGTTCAGCTAAACCGTCGAGTGCGGAACTGGAACTTGTCCCCCATCACCTGATAGATTTCCTGGATCCGGCAGAGCCTTTTACGGCAGCTCAATTTAAAACCATGGCAATCTCCAAGATGGAAGAGATAAGAAACCGTGGACATGTACCGATTGTGGTCGGCGGAACCGGACTGTATATCCGTTCCTTGCTGGATCCCTACGAGTTTTCTCTGGAAGGCTGTGAAGAAATACGCATTAAATGGAATGAGTTTGCCAAAGCACACGGAAACCTGCTCCTGCATGAGGAACTTAAGAAACGGGATCCGGAAACTGCTGAGCAGCTGCACCCGAACAATGTTTTACGAATCATACGAGCCCTTGAGGTTTTCGAATTAACGGGTAAAACTCTTTCCAGCCAGCGTCAATTCAGAGATGATGAATATCAGCCCCTTGATCCGTCAATTGTGTATATCGGATTAACGGCTCCCCGCGAGCTGATTTATGAACGTATTAATCAGAGATGCGCAGCAATGCTTTCCCAAGGTTTAATCGAAGAAACTCTTGAACTTATAACAGATGGTTATTCTCCAGCCCTAAAGCCCTTACAAAGCATCGGGTATCGTCATGCGATTTGGCACTTAAAAGGGCTTGTCACCCAGCCGGAAATGCTGCGTATACTCCAAAGAGATACACGTCATTTTGCCAAACGACAGCTAACCTGGTTCCGGCGGGACCCAAGAATCAGCTGGTATGACATTGAGGCTGGTCTCAGCACTATACTGGAGTCTGCCGTTCAAGCTTGCAGAGCCAGTCAATCTCGTGTAAAATAG